From the Natrarchaeobaculum aegyptiacum genome, one window contains:
- a CDS encoding pentapeptide repeat-containing protein yields MPASDPDSSPTRRRLLRRTSLAAVATATGSLAGCLARGDGRATSCNGHAIEPGADLSGVDLSGCDLAYADLSGATLSGADLTGTDLFLADLEDADLSNADLTDAAMLSRSLRSASSVRGATLEGASFPGVDLSGLDLRGVTVREADLAEVDFSGTDLSEADLTDADLADAAFDDADLTDADLQGATLEGASFDGVVLTGAVVGSVDLSGEDLSGTDLSGTDLTGADLSGADLSETTLERATLVDADLRTVDLTGATLREANLEGARLQSARLRDVDLEGATWHDGGPAPGT; encoded by the coding sequence ATGCCCGCGAGCGACCCGGACTCGAGCCCGACCAGACGACGCCTGTTACGTCGGACGAGTCTCGCCGCCGTCGCGACGGCCACCGGTAGCCTCGCCGGCTGTCTCGCCCGTGGCGACGGCAGAGCGACGTCCTGCAACGGGCACGCGATCGAACCCGGCGCCGACCTCTCTGGTGTGGACCTCTCCGGCTGTGACCTCGCGTACGCCGATCTCTCTGGCGCAACCCTGTCTGGAGCCGACCTCACCGGCACCGACCTGTTTCTCGCCGACCTCGAGGACGCAGACCTCAGCAACGCCGATCTCACCGACGCAGCGATGCTCTCGAGGTCCCTTCGATCCGCATCCTCCGTTCGCGGCGCGACGCTCGAGGGGGCGTCGTTCCCCGGGGTCGACCTCTCCGGCCTGGATCTCCGCGGCGTAACGGTTCGGGAGGCCGACCTCGCCGAGGTCGACTTCTCCGGGACCGACCTCTCGGAGGCCGACCTCACCGACGCCGACCTCGCCGACGCCGCGTTCGACGACGCCGATCTCACCGACGCCGACCTGCAGGGGGCGACGCTCGAGGGGGCGTCGTTCGACGGTGTGGTCCTGACCGGGGCCGTCGTCGGGAGCGTCGACCTCTCCGGGGAGGACCTCTCCGGAACCGATCTCTCCGGGACCGACCTCACCGGCGCTGATCTGTCGGGAGCAGACCTCTCGGAGACCACCCTCGAGCGGGCGACGCTCGTCGACGCCGACCTCCGGACGGTCGACCTGACCGGCGCGACGCTCCGCGAGGCGAACCTCGAGGGGGCGAGACTCCAGAGCGCGCGCTTGCGGGACGTCGATCTCGAGGGGGCGACCTGGCACGACGGTGGGCCGGCCCCGGGGACCTGA
- a CDS encoding FAD-binding and (Fe-S)-binding domain-containing protein, translated as MTSSPPDQTDPAADERARYDYHSEDVDRPGLVADLERLVEGEVRFDSYSRQLYATDASIYEVTPIGVVFPTSTEDVAAVVSYCADRDIPVLPRGGGTSLAGQAVNEAVVLDFTRHMDDVVSVDPADARVTAEAGIYLETLNEAVAPHGLKFAPDPSWGDKSALGGAIGNNSTGAHSLQYGKTDAYVEAVTVVLADGTVTTFGEVAVDELPELSTGDDLESQIYAEVTRIVEEQGDRIEEVYPDLKRNVSGYNLDWLVEGVRGAKRGVGEPDAEAGTVNVAKLLCGSEGTLAVVTEATVVLEPIPAEKSMALLAYETVLEAMADVPRIVEHGPAAVEAIDDVLLDLARQTPEFGPVTELLPGGTTAALLVEFYADDPEDGQRQVANLLADRCPAVEPSVDSDPPEERTVTGADPVAFDALEAHDERRREQFWKLRKSGLPILLSRTTDEKHVAFVEDVAIPPENLRAYVADVQEILEAHDTYASFYAHAGPGVLHVRPLVNTKTGDGLETMESIADAVTDLALEYDGSVSGEHGDGRARTQWSRKRYGEELWETFRDLKSAFDPDWLLNPGQVVYREDDPTDMTEDHRFGPDYDFDAGFDPVLRWETEQGFQGMTELCHGCGGCRGEQSTTGGVMCPTFRAEDEEILSTRGRANMLRQAMSGDLPDDPTDDEFVREVLDLCIGCKGCKHDCPSGVDLAKLKAEVSYAHHRRHGTSLRDRLFADFEHLARLGSATAPVSNWLSSLPGSGLIGEKTLGIASERDLPTFHRRTFAKRVAEREPAVPAAEAPRQAIFVPDIYTNHEYPGAGEAALEVLEAAGVHVEVAAPRDLGRPAFSKGLLEDAAERARDAIETFVPRVDDGWDLLVLEPSDAVMVQADYLDLYAGEAVETVAANTYGVCEYLDRFDLDEGIDFDASDEHLTYHGHCHQKAHARDHHAVGVLRRAGYAVDPLDSTCCGMAGSFGYEAEHYSMSRAIGEVLYEQVADSPGDRVVAPGSSCRTQLGDRPGASGEPPTPVEVLAEALPPR; from the coding sequence ATGACCTCGAGTCCACCTGACCAGACCGACCCGGCTGCCGACGAGCGAGCGCGCTACGACTACCACAGCGAGGACGTCGACCGACCGGGGCTCGTCGCCGACCTCGAGCGCCTCGTCGAGGGCGAGGTCCGGTTCGACTCCTACTCGAGACAGCTGTACGCGACCGACGCCTCGATCTACGAGGTAACCCCGATCGGCGTCGTCTTCCCGACGTCGACAGAGGACGTCGCGGCGGTCGTCTCTTACTGTGCGGACCGGGACATTCCGGTCCTCCCACGAGGCGGCGGAACGAGCCTCGCCGGGCAAGCAGTCAACGAGGCCGTCGTCCTCGATTTCACCCGGCACATGGACGACGTCGTCTCGGTTGACCCCGCCGACGCCCGTGTCACGGCCGAGGCGGGAATCTACCTCGAGACGCTGAACGAAGCGGTTGCTCCCCACGGGCTGAAGTTCGCGCCGGATCCCTCCTGGGGCGACAAGAGCGCGCTGGGAGGGGCGATCGGGAACAACTCGACGGGGGCGCACTCGCTACAGTACGGGAAGACCGACGCCTACGTCGAAGCGGTGACGGTGGTGCTCGCAGACGGCACCGTCACCACCTTTGGCGAGGTCGCCGTCGACGAACTGCCCGAACTTTCGACGGGTGACGACCTCGAGTCTCAGATTTACGCCGAAGTCACCCGGATTGTCGAGGAGCAGGGTGATCGCATCGAGGAGGTCTATCCAGACCTGAAACGGAACGTCTCGGGGTACAATCTCGACTGGCTCGTCGAAGGTGTGCGTGGGGCAAAACGCGGAGTCGGCGAACCAGACGCCGAGGCCGGCACGGTCAACGTCGCGAAACTGCTCTGTGGCAGCGAGGGAACCCTCGCGGTCGTCACCGAGGCCACCGTCGTCCTCGAGCCCATCCCGGCAGAGAAGAGCATGGCACTGCTGGCCTACGAGACGGTGCTCGAGGCGATGGCTGACGTCCCCCGGATCGTCGAGCACGGCCCGGCGGCAGTGGAGGCCATCGACGACGTGTTGCTCGACCTCGCACGCCAGACGCCCGAGTTTGGGCCGGTGACGGAGCTCTTACCGGGGGGAACGACTGCCGCCTTGCTCGTGGAGTTCTACGCCGACGATCCCGAAGACGGCCAGCGGCAGGTCGCGAACCTGCTCGCCGATCGCTGCCCGGCCGTCGAGCCGTCCGTCGACTCCGATCCGCCCGAGGAACGGACGGTGACCGGGGCCGACCCCGTCGCGTTCGACGCCCTCGAGGCCCACGACGAGCGCCGACGCGAACAGTTCTGGAAGCTCCGCAAGTCGGGCCTGCCGATCTTGCTCTCGCGGACGACCGACGAGAAACACGTCGCGTTCGTCGAAGACGTCGCGATTCCGCCCGAGAATCTGCGGGCGTACGTCGCCGACGTTCAGGAAATTCTCGAGGCGCACGACACCTACGCGAGTTTCTACGCCCACGCCGGTCCCGGCGTTCTCCACGTCCGCCCGCTCGTGAACACCAAGACCGGAGACGGCCTCGAGACGATGGAGTCGATCGCCGACGCCGTGACGGATCTCGCACTCGAGTACGACGGCTCGGTCTCCGGCGAGCACGGGGACGGCCGCGCTCGCACCCAGTGGAGTCGGAAGCGCTACGGCGAGGAACTCTGGGAGACCTTCCGCGACCTGAAGTCGGCGTTCGATCCGGACTGGCTCCTGAACCCCGGACAGGTCGTCTATCGCGAAGACGATCCGACCGACATGACCGAGGACCACCGGTTCGGTCCCGACTACGACTTCGACGCCGGGTTCGATCCCGTGCTGCGCTGGGAGACCGAACAGGGGTTCCAGGGGATGACCGAACTCTGTCACGGCTGTGGCGGCTGTCGCGGCGAGCAGTCGACCACTGGCGGCGTCATGTGTCCGACCTTCCGCGCCGAAGACGAGGAGATCCTCTCGACGCGCGGCCGGGCGAACATGCTCCGACAGGCGATGAGCGGCGACCTGCCCGACGACCCCACCGACGACGAGTTCGTTCGGGAAGTGCTGGACCTCTGTATCGGCTGTAAGGGCTGCAAACACGACTGCCCGAGCGGCGTCGACCTCGCGAAACTCAAAGCCGAGGTCTCCTACGCCCACCACCGGCGCCACGGCACCTCGCTCCGGGACCGCCTCTTTGCCGACTTCGAACACCTCGCCCGCCTCGGCTCCGCGACCGCCCCCGTCTCGAACTGGCTCTCGAGTCTCCCCGGCTCCGGGCTGATCGGCGAGAAAACCCTCGGAATCGCCAGCGAACGGGACCTCCCAACGTTCCACCGACGGACGTTCGCGAAGCGCGTCGCCGAGCGAGAACCGGCCGTCCCCGCCGCCGAGGCACCCCGACAGGCCATCTTCGTCCCCGACATCTACACCAACCACGAGTATCCCGGCGCCGGCGAGGCCGCACTCGAGGTACTCGAGGCCGCGGGCGTCCACGTCGAGGTCGCAGCCCCTCGCGACCTGGGGCGACCGGCGTTCTCGAAGGGACTGCTCGAGGACGCCGCCGAACGGGCCCGTGACGCCATCGAGACGTTCGTTCCCCGCGTCGACGACGGCTGGGACCTGCTCGTGCTCGAGCCCTCCGACGCGGTGATGGTCCAGGCCGACTACCTGGACCTGTACGCCGGCGAGGCCGTCGAGACGGTCGCCGCGAACACCTACGGCGTCTGTGAGTACCTCGACCGGTTCGACCTCGACGAGGGGATCGACTTCGACGCGTCCGACGAGCACCTCACCTACCACGGCCACTGCCACCAGAAGGCCCACGCGAGAGATCACCACGCCGTCGGCGTCCTCCGGCGGGCCGGCTACGCCGTCGACCCGCTGGACTCGACGTGCTGTGGGATGGCCGGCTCCTTCGGCTACGAGGCCGAACACTACTCGATGAGCCGCGCCATCGGCGAGGTCCTCTACGAACAGGTCGCAGACAGTCCCGGTGACCGCGTCGTCGCCCCCGGTTCCTCCTGTCGAACGCAACTCGGGGATCGACCCGGTGCGAGCGGGGAGCCACCGACCCCCGTCGAAGTCCTCGCCGAGGCCCTTCCCCCGCGGTAA
- a CDS encoding thiolase family protein, whose protein sequence is MSDSQPVIVDAARTPQGKHGGVYADLGSEELSVPLVDTMLERTGLSSDAVDDVRWGCAKQVNEQSNNIARVIALLSELGEDVPGTTIDRLCASSAEAIASASDAIRAGQREVIVAGGVENMTRNERRKGIDAYDGIAEQYDAAGLQMGQTAETVAREYDISREAQDAYGARSQQRAVEATDDGRFDAEIVPIDTGDEVVEEDEGLRPATTKEKIADLPPAFVEDGTVTAANASQISDGAAGVIVTSREFAEAHGLEIRAEILDHAVTGVDPRVMGIGPVPAVRSLWERTGRSAAEYDLVELNEAFASQTLYCQRELGFDDDVFNVNGGAIAIGHPLGASGARLPVTLIHELERRGGGLGLATMCVGYGQGMATEFRVPEQ, encoded by the coding sequence ATGAGCGATAGCCAACCCGTTATCGTCGACGCAGCCAGAACACCGCAGGGAAAACACGGCGGCGTCTACGCCGACCTCGGGAGTGAGGAACTCTCGGTGCCACTCGTCGACACGATGCTCGAGCGGACGGGTCTCTCGAGCGACGCGGTCGACGACGTTCGCTGGGGCTGTGCCAAGCAGGTGAACGAACAGAGCAACAACATCGCGCGCGTCATCGCCCTCCTGTCGGAGCTCGGCGAGGACGTGCCCGGGACCACGATCGATCGCCTCTGTGCGTCCTCGGCGGAGGCCATCGCGAGCGCGAGCGACGCAATCCGGGCTGGCCAGCGCGAGGTGATCGTCGCCGGTGGCGTCGAGAACATGACCCGGAACGAACGGCGGAAGGGGATCGACGCGTACGACGGGATCGCCGAGCAGTACGACGCTGCAGGGCTTCAGATGGGGCAGACGGCCGAGACGGTCGCCCGCGAGTACGACATCAGCCGCGAGGCACAGGACGCCTACGGCGCGCGCAGCCAGCAGCGCGCAGTCGAGGCGACCGACGACGGTCGGTTCGACGCCGAGATCGTCCCCATCGACACCGGTGACGAGGTCGTCGAGGAAGACGAGGGACTGCGTCCCGCCACGACGAAAGAGAAGATCGCAGACCTCCCACCGGCGTTCGTCGAAGACGGCACCGTCACCGCCGCGAACGCCTCCCAGATCTCAGACGGTGCCGCGGGCGTCATCGTCACCTCACGCGAGTTCGCCGAAGCACACGGCCTCGAGATTCGCGCGGAGATTCTCGATCACGCGGTCACCGGCGTCGATCCGCGCGTGATGGGAATCGGTCCCGTTCCCGCCGTTCGCAGCCTCTGGGAGCGAACCGGCCGCTCGGCCGCAGAGTACGACCTCGTCGAACTCAACGAGGCCTTCGCCAGCCAGACGCTCTACTGCCAGCGCGAACTCGGCTTCGACGACGACGTCTTCAACGTCAACGGCGGCGCGATCGCGATCGGCCACCCGCTCGGTGCCTCCGGCGCTCGCCTCCCCGTGACACTCATCCACGAACTCGAGCGCCGTGGCGGCGGCCTCGGGCTCGCGACGATGTGCGTGGGTTACGGGCAGGGGATGGCCACGGAGTTCCGCGTCCCCGAGCAGTAG
- a CDS encoding acyl-CoA dehydrogenase family protein has product MAFSLSDEQKAIRDAVREFGENEIKPVAEEYDQEQIYPEDLRKKAAEYDFVAPSIPLEYGGAGMDKVSSTIVTEELWRADPGIGSAIGSAGFGSNMIIEFGDEWMKEEWLPKIADGEVASVSMISEPAHGSNVAGMETVAEKDGDEFVVNGNKMWITNGTVADVGVLMAKTSPGERHRGITAFLVEMDWDGISREKIDNKLGIRASDLAEVILDDVRIPEEYVIGEVDKGFYQLMEFFASGRTNVAAQAVGAAQGALDAAVDYANEREQFGQKIGEFQAIEHKIAEMATKVEAARSLTYRAASQVEQENQDVAAKYSSMAKLFASEISVEVADEGIQVHGGSGYVTDYPAERYYRDARITKIYEGTSEIQKGIIADRVL; this is encoded by the coding sequence ATGGCATTCAGTCTGTCCGACGAGCAGAAGGCGATTCGCGACGCCGTTCGCGAGTTCGGTGAGAACGAGATCAAACCCGTCGCCGAGGAGTACGATCAGGAACAGATCTACCCCGAAGACCTGCGCAAGAAGGCCGCAGAGTACGACTTCGTCGCACCGAGCATCCCGCTCGAGTACGGCGGTGCCGGGATGGACAAGGTCTCGAGCACCATCGTCACCGAGGAACTCTGGCGTGCAGACCCGGGGATCGGCTCTGCGATCGGCAGTGCCGGCTTCGGCTCGAACATGATCATCGAGTTCGGCGACGAGTGGATGAAAGAAGAGTGGCTGCCCAAGATCGCCGACGGTGAGGTCGCGTCCGTCTCGATGATCTCCGAGCCAGCCCACGGCTCGAACGTCGCCGGGATGGAGACGGTAGCCGAGAAGGACGGCGACGAGTTCGTCGTCAACGGGAACAAGATGTGGATCACCAACGGGACCGTCGCCGACGTCGGCGTCCTGATGGCAAAGACCAGCCCCGGCGAGCGCCACCGCGGCATCACCGCCTTCCTGGTCGAGATGGACTGGGACGGAATCTCGAGAGAGAAGATCGACAACAAACTCGGTATCCGCGCCTCGGACCTTGCGGAAGTCATCTTAGACGACGTGCGCATTCCCGAGGAGTACGTCATCGGTGAAGTCGACAAGGGCTTCTACCAGCTGATGGAGTTCTTCGCCTCCGGGCGTACCAACGTCGCCGCCCAGGCCGTCGGTGCCGCCCAGGGTGCACTCGACGCAGCCGTCGACTACGCCAACGAGCGCGAACAGTTCGGCCAGAAGATCGGCGAGTTCCAGGCCATCGAGCACAAGATCGCCGAGATGGCGACGAAGGTCGAAGCCGCCCGCTCGCTGACTTACCGCGCTGCGAGTCAGGTCGAACAGGAGAATCAGGACGTCGCCGCCAAGTACTCGAGCATGGCGAAGCTGTTCGCGAGCGAGATCTCCGTCGAGGTCGCCGACGAGGGCATCCAGGTCCACGGTGGCTCGGGCTACGTCACGGACTACCCCGCCGAACGCTACTACCGCGACGCCCGCATCACGAAGATCTACGAGGGCACGAGCGAGATCCAGAAGGGCATCATCGCCGACCGCGTACTGTAA
- a CDS encoding long-chain-fatty-acid--CoA ligase produces the protein MTNLVTNVADSVESTPDAPAIVFDGETTTYERFWERAGRFAQALTDCGIGADDRVGIYLPNLPQFVTAFHGTLRAGGIVVPMNPQYKAREIGHLLGDSGAKAVVSLADNVPEVREVLEETDVEQIVSVGGDADGATAFEDFLADESLDVVDREDDDIAVQPYTSGTTGTPKGVLLSHDNLAWTAKANADLIGGIEPEDKMIGTLPLFHIYGMSVVMNGGLFNGASYYPVPEWDAENVMNLIEDERITIMFGVPAMFNDMINQPDAGEYDLSSLRFVNSGGSSLPLEVLAQFEERFGVTLYEGYGLTETSPTTHANAPDARRKGSIGQPFDGMDAKVVDEDFEEVPRVEEGPVDEGEVDLNEITGEIVISGPNVMQGYYGLPEANEEVFTEADGKTWFHTGDVGYWDEDDFFYVVDREKHMIVTGGYNVYPREIEELLFEHEDVADTAVVGVPDDRRGETVKALIVPTPDAEATPEDIKEYCLEHLAAYKHPREVEFVDELPRTTTGKVQKFKISDEE, from the coding sequence ATGACTAATCTCGTGACGAACGTAGCTGATTCGGTCGAATCGACACCCGACGCACCGGCGATCGTCTTCGACGGCGAGACGACGACCTACGAACGATTCTGGGAGCGTGCCGGTCGATTCGCCCAGGCACTCACAGACTGCGGTATCGGCGCAGACGACCGGGTCGGGATATACCTGCCGAACCTCCCACAGTTCGTGACCGCGTTCCACGGGACGTTGCGTGCTGGCGGTATCGTCGTCCCGATGAATCCCCAGTACAAGGCACGCGAGATCGGACACCTCCTTGGCGACAGCGGTGCAAAGGCGGTCGTCTCACTCGCCGACAACGTCCCTGAAGTGCGCGAGGTTCTCGAGGAGACGGACGTCGAACAGATCGTTTCCGTCGGTGGCGACGCTGACGGGGCCACCGCGTTCGAAGACTTCCTGGCCGACGAATCCCTCGACGTCGTCGACCGGGAGGACGACGATATCGCCGTCCAGCCCTACACGAGCGGGACGACTGGAACGCCGAAGGGCGTCTTGCTCTCCCACGACAACCTCGCGTGGACGGCCAAGGCGAACGCAGACCTCATTGGTGGCATCGAGCCCGAGGACAAAATGATCGGGACCCTGCCGCTGTTCCACATCTACGGAATGTCCGTCGTGATGAACGGCGGACTATTCAACGGCGCGAGCTACTACCCCGTCCCGGAGTGGGACGCCGAGAACGTCATGAACCTGATCGAAGACGAGCGCATCACCATCATGTTCGGCGTCCCGGCGATGTTCAACGACATGATCAACCAGCCCGATGCCGGAGAGTACGACCTCTCCTCGCTCCGTTTTGTCAACTCCGGCGGCTCGAGCCTCCCGCTCGAGGTTCTCGCACAGTTCGAGGAGCGGTTCGGTGTCACCCTCTACGAGGGGTACGGGCTCACCGAGACCAGCCCGACGACTCACGCGAACGCACCGGACGCTCGCCGAAAGGGGAGTATCGGTCAGCCATTCGACGGCATGGACGCGAAGGTCGTCGACGAGGACTTCGAGGAGGTCCCACGCGTCGAGGAAGGGCCAGTCGACGAAGGAGAGGTCGATCTGAACGAAATCACCGGCGAGATCGTCATTTCCGGACCAAACGTCATGCAGGGCTACTACGGCCTTCCGGAGGCCAACGAGGAAGTATTCACCGAGGCCGACGGCAAAACGTGGTTCCACACCGGCGACGTCGGGTACTGGGACGAAGACGACTTCTTCTACGTCGTCGACCGGGAGAAACACATGATCGTTACCGGCGGCTACAACGTCTACCCGCGCGAAATCGAAGAATTGTTGTTCGAACACGAGGACGTTGCTGACACAGCAGTAGTGGGGGTTCCAGACGACCGACGGGGCGAGACCGTCAAGGCCCTGATCGTTCCAACTCCAGACGCCGAGGCGACACCAGAAGATATCAAAGAGTACTGCCTCGAGCATCTCGCGGCGTACAAGCACCCACGCGAGGTCGAATTCGTCGACGAACTCCCGCGAACCACGACGGGCAAGGTTCAGAAGTTCAAGATCAGCGACGAGGAGTAG
- a CDS encoding TRAP transporter permease, translating to MSDDVSVRDGGDRPGLHELTREDLPSPGDVTLAGILTVLVYLFGVGLTSLTVYYAYALPFSDPTQYANVFLGMGLALFYILQAREGLTGNPFAGGRLERVSPLLRRIAALAVPTVAVVSAALSLAAAGYVHVHFGRLEEAYLVGYTTMDILVGLLIVFLVTDATRRAFGNLLTSVVVFAIVYAYVGPLLPGILNHSGMSPSRIAREGAISLQGTYGFILEIGSTWVAIFIMFAGIAKAFGALDYVLEVGREVGKSLRTGVVQMAVVSSMIMGSITGSAAANTATTGSFTIPMIKEQGVRDDFAASIEAVASSGGQMLPPVMGVAAFLMADLLGVPYLSIVQAGIVPAALFYLSVGFAVYLIVLKFGWTTDEIERFDFTSLLGGLHFAIPLAVLLYTLVYLRYTPLAAGLYTTITIVVVMFLRNPLVEVFGVGETAREDLSDAGSKSAVAVTLLATVPKALAAVARGLTEFPVRRLGSSLFRTVLQTIEGFKQGAVEMAPLVGILASLGVVLQLIEGTGLAGAISQQMVSLAGGVLIFLLIMAMLASILFGLGMPTPAAYVLVAMLIVPSVTAMGVADITAHMFVFYFAMLSAITPPVAVSVAIGSSIAGASFTRSCVQAMRIGAPGFVIPFAFVTNNSLIYWSFPETLIAFPVVLAGTAGLVVATVGFDGARTLSVPWRAAYGTLAFVAMFGSIVHVGVQVVGAAIIVAGLVYATMVVGYEFDRDSTPVEQTSAE from the coding sequence ATGAGTGACGACGTATCCGTTCGAGATGGAGGCGACAGGCCCGGGCTACACGAGCTGACCCGAGAGGACCTGCCATCGCCGGGGGACGTGACCCTCGCGGGAATCCTGACGGTACTCGTATACCTATTTGGGGTCGGACTGACCAGTCTGACGGTCTATTACGCCTACGCGTTGCCGTTCTCCGATCCTACCCAGTACGCCAACGTATTTCTCGGGATGGGGCTCGCGCTGTTCTACATCTTGCAGGCCCGTGAGGGACTCACCGGAAACCCGTTCGCGGGCGGCCGCCTCGAGCGCGTCAGCCCCCTCCTCCGCCGAATTGCAGCGCTCGCCGTCCCGACAGTCGCGGTCGTGTCGGCTGCGCTGTCGCTCGCCGCCGCCGGATACGTCCACGTCCACTTCGGGCGACTCGAGGAAGCGTACCTCGTCGGCTATACGACGATGGACATTCTCGTGGGGCTTTTGATCGTCTTCCTGGTGACCGACGCGACGCGACGAGCGTTCGGGAACCTGCTCACGTCGGTCGTCGTCTTCGCGATCGTCTATGCATACGTCGGGCCGCTGTTACCCGGCATCCTGAACCACAGCGGAATGAGCCCGAGTCGGATCGCCCGCGAAGGCGCGATCTCCCTGCAGGGAACCTACGGCTTTATTCTCGAGATTGGATCGACGTGGGTAGCGATCTTCATCATGTTCGCCGGGATTGCCAAAGCGTTCGGCGCGCTCGACTACGTCCTCGAGGTGGGCCGAGAGGTCGGCAAGAGCCTCCGAACTGGCGTCGTCCAGATGGCTGTCGTCTCGAGTATGATCATGGGGTCGATCACCGGGAGCGCGGCCGCAAACACGGCGACGACGGGAAGCTTTACGATCCCGATGATCAAAGAACAGGGCGTCCGCGACGACTTCGCCGCCTCGATCGAGGCGGTAGCTTCCTCCGGTGGACAGATGCTTCCCCCCGTGATGGGTGTCGCTGCCTTTCTGATGGCCGATCTACTAGGTGTGCCGTACCTGTCGATCGTCCAGGCAGGCATCGTTCCAGCCGCGCTGTTCTACCTGAGCGTCGGTTTCGCGGTGTATCTCATCGTCTTGAAGTTCGGGTGGACCACCGACGAGATCGAGCGATTTGATTTCACCTCGTTGCTCGGCGGACTTCACTTCGCGATTCCGCTCGCCGTGTTGCTCTACACGCTCGTTTACCTCCGATACACGCCGCTTGCAGCGGGGCTCTACACGACGATCACGATCGTAGTCGTCATGTTCCTTCGAAATCCACTGGTCGAAGTCTTCGGTGTCGGCGAGACAGCCAGAGAGGACCTGAGCGACGCCGGTTCGAAATCCGCCGTCGCCGTCACACTGCTCGCGACAGTCCCAAAGGCACTCGCCGCGGTCGCACGCGGACTGACGGAGTTTCCGGTTCGACGACTCGGCTCGAGTCTGTTCCGGACGGTCTTACAGACGATCGAGGGGTTCAAGCAGGGTGCCGTCGAGATGGCTCCGCTCGTCGGGATCCTCGCTTCGCTCGGGGTCGTCCTCCAGTTGATCGAGGGGACCGGCCTTGCCGGCGCAATCAGTCAACAGATGGTCTCGCTCGCCGGTGGTGTACTGATCTTCCTGTTGATCATGGCGATGCTCGCGAGCATCCTCTTTGGACTCGGGATGCCCACCCCTGCGGCGTACGTCCTCGTCGCGATGTTGATCGTGCCGAGCGTGACGGCGATGGGAGTCGCCGACATCACGGCCCACATGTTCGTCTTCTACTTCGCCATGCTGTCGGCGATTACACCACCGGTCGCCGTCTCCGTCGCGATCGGCTCGAGTATTGCCGGTGCGAGTTTCACCAGGTCCTGTGTCCAGGCGATGCGTATTGGCGCCCCGGGGTTCGTCATCCCGTTCGCGTTCGTCACGAATAACAGCCTCATCTACTGGTCGTTCCCCGAAACACTAATAGCGTTCCCGGTGGTACTTGCAGGAACAGCAGGCCTCGTCGTCGCAACCGTGGGATTCGACGGTGCAAGAACCCTCTCGGTGCCGTGGCGAGCGGCCTACGGTACACTCGCGTTCGTCGCTATGTTCGGCTCGATCGTCCATGTCGGCGTTCAGGTCGTCGGTGCTGCCATCATCGTCGCGGGCCTCGTCTACGCCACCATGGTGGTTGGGTACGAGTTCGATCGCGACTCGACACCCGTCGAGCAGACATCAGCCGAGTGA